The genome window CTTTCTTTTATCCTAACCCTGTAAAAAATGGGGAGCTAATTAAGCTAGCAACAGAAGACATAGTAGCAGTGAAAATCTATGATCAAACTGGACGATTAGTTTTTGCAAAAGATAACGTTGCCCAATCATTTGTATTCGATAGCTTAATAAAAGGATTGTACTTTATTCATATTATTAAAGCAGGTGAGAAGGTATATGTTGGAGAGATGATTGTCAATGACTAGACATTAGAATTGCATCTGAAAGTAATGAAAAGGCACTTTTATTTTTATAAATAGAAGTGCTTTTTTTAGGTTTGATATTTCTTTAGTAGAAGGTGATTCGAATATTTTGAAGTGCTAAGTAGGTAAGTTGTACAATATAATATTCATAGTAGTCCCGCTTAAAATTACAATAGCCTAAACTACTATGACCACAAATAAACGAATCATTATCTATGATACTTATTGTAGGTTTTATGCTACTGAAGTAGTGTGATATTCTTCATATTTGGAATAAAAGAAATTGAAATGAAAAGAAATACACTAACACTGATTTTTACTGCTTTACTATTAAGCATAAATACATTTGCACAGGAGACCACTCCAAAATGGAGATTTATTAATATTCCAGATTACCATAATGCTGAAGGATTCACAAGAATTTGGAATAAGAGTAAAGATCCTGCTTTTAAAAACGCAAGAGAAGAGCGTATTGCATCACAAATGACTTCTTTTAGAGAGATGAAAAATGCTCATGGAGGAGAGTTGGTTATTCTTCCGGGAGATACCAACGGAGGACATTGGTACAAAGCTAAATACCTAAATGCTTTTAAATCATACCCAGCATATGCCGATTATACGGAAAAGGATGTAATTATTGAGTCTTCTCGTTTATGTTATCAAGGACTGAAAGATATCGTATATGGAGTGGGTTACCAAGAATTTCTAGTGGCTGTAGGTGATCATGAACTGGGAGATAATCCTTGGAGAAAAAATTCAAAAGTGGTCAAAAATTTACCTCATTTCAGAGAAGGCTTTGCTAAAGTTTTTACTTTAGATGAGAAAGGAAATTCTCGTTTTACTAAAAAAATTGGTAAGGCGGATGCCAGACCGATTGGAACTAAATATGAACACACTTCTAATGCGATCCAATACAAAAATATCTTATTTGTAACCATTGATATGTTTAGATTCGATGGAGCTGATATCAACTTAGGAGATGAAGGAACAGTAGAGGGAGATATTACAGGAGAACATCTAAAGTGGTTCGAAGCTGTACTTAGTGAAGCCCAAAAAGAGAAGAGTATTAAGCACATTATCGTACAATCTCATTTACCGATTATTTATCCAGTAAGAAAGTATGCGAGTAGTGGTATGTTGGTGTCAAGACATGCCGAAGAGAAGGTTTTAAATCTCTTACGAAAGTATCATGTTGATCTATATTTAGCTGGAGAAGTGCATATGAATACAGTAACAAAAGACGATAAGTCTGACCTTATCCAATTTGTAGGAAGAGGTAATGATTTAAGTAATTTAACCGCTGTAGATGTAGAAGATAACAAGTTAAGCTTAGTCGCTTATCATAAAAATGGTGATCAGCTAGGAACATTGACGATTGACAAATCAAATACAAATACAACAGTTGCCTCATCAGGTTTGCTTGCCCCTATCTCACCTCAAAAAATACAAATCCATTGGAGTTTTGATAAAAAGATTCCTGCGAATAAATTTAAATTTAGTGTTACTGGCAATTATCCAAATCAAGCAAAGGATAAAGTGCATTTCAAAGGCATTACTTCTCCTGTTGCCTACTTAAATGACGGTGATTTTGAGTATGATTATTCATTGCTAGGAGCTTCTTCTAAAATAGAAAAAGGTATCATTGATAATGCGATTAGAATTGATGAAAATTCAAAGCTATTTGTGTTACCAATTGGCCCTATAGCAAAAGGATACGAGCGAACTATTTCTTTATGGTTAAAAACAAATGCAGACGGCAGAAGAATTATCTTCAATAGTAATTCCTATTGGGGAAAAGGGCAGTTCTACAATATTTCTATCAACGAAGGACAACTAGAACTCGCTCTTAAATCAGACATTTATACGGTAACTACCAATCAAAAAATTAATGATGGAAAATGGCATCATGTAGCGGTGGTAGTACCTCAATATGGGGCAACACTCAATGATAATTTGCTATATGTAGATGGAAAATTAATTTCAGAAAGAAATACCAAAGGAGGAAATAGTAAGGTGAATACCAGCCAAGCCAATTGGATGTCTATTGCTACTCAAATGAAGAAACATAAATCAAACCTAAGAGAAACTATGAACATGCAGAATTTCAAAGGACTTTTGGATGATGTTTCGATGTGGACTAGAGCCCTAAACCATGAAGAGATCCAGCAGATATATCAATCAGGTTTGGAAGGTGTTAGTGCATTAGAACTTGATAAAAAACTCGCGCAATAAGACTTTTAGTACATGTTTTAGTTCTTTTAGCTTTACTTATGCTGAATACTAAAAAAGAGTTGGGGTTATTATCACTTTTGATAATAACCCCAACTCTTTTTTATGACTACCAATTGATAGTTGGATTACGTTCTGTACATGAAATTTACTTTCTTTCCTTTCCATCCCGTTTCATCTAACCAATTTTGTAGTGCATTCTCTAAATCAAGAATTTGATTGATGTATTTTCTATCATCGATGATGTTTTTAGATTCCCCTGGATCGTTCTTTAGATCATAGAAAAAACTATCACCATCAGGGTAAATGACTAATTTGTATTGTTCGTCACGTACCATAAACGAACCTTTGGCATCTGCCAGTACTTCTCGTCCGCCTTTTGGATGTGCCTTAATTCTTTCACAGAATGAATATTTAGGAGCCAATGATTTATCCTTTTCACCTGTTAGGAACGGAATAATATTCACACCTGCTACTTCTTCTTTATAATCTGTTTCTGTAATAGACAATATTGTAGGCTTAATGTCTACTAAACTAACGGGAATATCTGTAACGCCAGGCTTTAAAAGTTTTGGATAACGGATCATAAATGGAATGGCCGCGATATCATCATAAAACGATTCATTTACTTTCCATACCATACCATGTTCACCCATCATATCACCATGGTCGGCAGTAAAGATGATCAAAGTTTCATCAAGAATACCTTGTTCTTCCAACTCACCCAAGATTCTGCCTACCCTGTCATCTAGATATTTTACAGCACCATAGTAGATTCTTAAAAACTCTCTAAGTCCTTCATCACCGTAACCTTTTACCATTCTTCTAGACCAAGATTTGTCGAACTTTGTTTCTGGCACTTGAGTTAATGGCATTTGCAATGAATCAGGATTGAAAAGACCATAGTATGGATCAGGAACAAAATTGGGATCATGTGGCCAGATAAAAGAGGTAGTAATGAAAAATGGAGTATCTACAGAAGAAGCATTTTCAATAGAGGCCACTGTTTTGTTAGCTAAGATATCATCAATCCAATCTTCTTGTTTCAGTCTTAAACGACCCATTTTAATGACGAAGTCCTTGTGTTTAACATCTTCCCAAACATTTTCAAGGTGACTTCTTTTATCAGCCATAGAAGGACTTACCTCTACAGGCCAGAATTGATTGTAGAAATTCATCCAATCTTGCCCATCATCTTTACGAACAGTAATTTGTCTATCAGCCATTTCTTGTTTGTACTGATAGGCATAATCATATTGATCTTTATAGTATGGTAAATAGTTTAGGGAATCGCTTTCTACATGCCATTTACCATATTGGTGTGTAGCATAACCCTCGCTATTTAATAATTTACCTGTTGTTTCATCTGTAATATCGATACCATCTTTTTGTTTCGAACCCAAGTTGTGGACTACACCATGTTGATGCGGATAAAGTCCCGTAACAATGGAAGCTCTAGAAGGTGAACAAAATGGGGTTGCACTATACGCTCTATTAAACTTAACTCCTTCGTTGGCAATTCTGTCGATATTGGGAGTAGGTACAGGGCCTCCATAACAACTAAGAGCCTTGTAGTTCAATTGGTCACACATAATAACCAATACATTGGGTTGTTTCTTTACCTTTTTATTTAAAGTGGGCTTACAACCTATGCTTAATATAAGTAGGAAAAGACCTACATATACATTGTTAATTTTATAATTCATACATTCCTAATTAAAAAGATTACGAAAAGGTGTGTTTTAGCGACATCATAAAATTACAATTCAGCTACATCAATATAATCCAATTTTAAGTCAAAATAGTTTTATAACCAACCATTCAAAATTAGTCGATTTTTTTGACTATCCTATTTAGTATTCAGAGTATTGAAAATACCCTTTCGCTTGTTTTTTTTATCACTACCCTTTGATTTTCTGCCTAATGATATTTAGGTTAGAAGTTGGTTGCTTTGTTAATATAATAAGTGATATACAAAGAATACTATCGATGTTAGTTATAAGGTATGATTTGAATTTTCTTGGTGTAACATTCCGAGTTCTAGATAAAGTGTCGAACGATTATTTTAGGGTGATGATGTTATAGGTGGTACTAGCCAAAGTTCCCTCCATGAACTTTCACTTCCTGGGCAAGATAAAGAGCGATGATGTGATGAAAAGTAAGTGTTACAGTAAAGAGTAGGACTAAAATCCTTTATTGAAGTAATACAAATAATTGGGGGCTTCAAAAGCATCGTTTAAATTATAGGAGCGAAAGGTTTTGATATAGTCCATCAAAGGTTCAATATTAGGTCAAAAGTTTGAAATCAGATCACAAAACCGCATTTTTACTACTGTCATGAATGATTGAAATGAAATACGATAGTGATCAGTAATTCTACTATATAAGAATGAACATTGCGCAAGATGAGATTTATTTTACTCTTTATTATCATTCATTTAATAGTATAATTATATTCGTTAAACAGATCAGCATGAAAAAGAGATTCATACCATTATCTATTTAACGGCAATTTTTTACCAGAATGAAAACATACTTACTATACTTAAAAACTACGATACTAATACTTTTATTTTCTGTGTCTATTCAAGCAGAAGATATCGTTCATTTAGAAACAGAAAAAGGTTTGGTCAACGGTACTGTAACAAGTATGGTTGAAGATTCTTTAGGTTACATGTGGGTAGGCACAAAATCGGGCCTATACAGGTATTCTGGAGAAAGATATTTATCCTATCAAATCTCGGAAAAAGAAACCAATCAATTTATCACCGCTTTGATAAAAAAGGATGGAGATATTTACGCTATTAGTAGAAAGGGAGTAATTAGTAAGTACGACTATATTCATGATTCGTTTGAACTTATTGCAAAGGCTGAAAAGTATACTTTTACTAGTGCAAAATTTGTCAATGATAACGAAATCCTTTTAGGTTTAAGGAATGGAGTAACCATCTATAATATGGAGTCGAAGACTTTTGCTAAAAAGGTGTCGCCAACTAAATTATTATTGTGTAGAGATATCATCAAATACAACGGTAAAATTTATGTAGGGGGAGCGAAAGGTCTGTTTGAACTGGTGAAAGGAATTGATAACAAGTACTCTATCAAAGAGGAGTTGGTAAAAGATATCGATATCCTCACATTTAATATCGACTCCAAAGGTAGATTTTGGATTACCACCAATAGTTCAGAACTATTCTTATATGATTATGGTAAGTTAACACCATTGAAATTGAATGGTTTTAAAAATGGTAAGAGTACAATAAGAGAGATCTTTTTTGATAACAACGATAATGCATTACTTGGTGTAGATGGAGATGGTCTATTTGTGGTAGATCAGCATTTTAATGTGATTGCTCATTATAACCATAACCCAGATGATCCATCTTCTTTACGACAAAATGACCTTGAAACAATATATGTAGATAAGAACAATGTGTATTGGTTAGGTCACAAAGAAATGGGTGTAGATATCTTATTCACAGAAGACAACCCATTTACTAATTACCAACATATTCTAAACTTAAAAAATAGCCTTTCAGATAATTTTATCCGATCGATCTTAAGAGACGATAATGGAAATATTTGGTTTGGTACAGAGTCGGGTATTGATGTATTGTCGCCTAACGGACAATGGCAAAAACTAAACACATTAATCAATACTCCTGTACTTACTTTAAACAAGTACAAAGGAGAAATTTTAGTGGGAACATATGGTAAAGGTTCTTTCTTAGTCGATCCGAAAACTTACAAGGCGAGAAAAGCATTCGAAGCTCCAGAAAGAGAAAATATTTTTGTTTTTACCACTCAAATCATTGGAGATGATGTTTGGGTAGGTGGAAATAACGCTCCTTTATCACTATTCACCAATGATAAATACCAAAGGAACTATAAAATAGGCTATGTGAAAAGCATTGTAGCAAGATCAGAAAACCTATACATTGTAGCTAGTTTGGATGGAGCGCACCTGTTAAACAAAACAACGGGTGAGATAAAGAAATTAGAAGGAAAGTCTAGTGCTACCAAAACAGCCAATGCTTTTGCTTTGTTAATCGACAATGAAAGAGAGAAAGTATGGATTGGTGGGGGTGAAGGCTTACAAAGCTACAATTTTAAAACTGATAAGCTCATAACACACTTTACAAACGGTGATGTTGGTATCATTTACGGTTTAAACTTTGATCAAAATGGGAACCTTTGGTTAAGTAGTAGCCAAGGTTTGTACAAATACAATATGACGGATAATCATCTAAGAAAGTTTGGTAAAAAAGATGGTGTAGAGATCAGTAATTTTGGATTTGGTGCAAGTCTTAAACTTCAAGATGGTTCCTTAATGTTTGGTGGTGCAGAAGGTGCGATTAAGTTCAACCCAAGTAACATCAAAAAGAATTATCAGAAGAAGAATGTTATCGTTGATGAATTTAAAATCAACGGTCAACAGGTAGATTACCGTTTTGTCGATAACCTTAATTTTAATCATGAACTAACATTAAATCATGATCAAAATACGGTGATGTTCAGTATCATTGTTCCTGATTTATACGGGAAGAACCAAAACATTATTAAGTATCAGTTAGAAGGATATGATGATAAGCCGATCATTCTTATTAATGGTGGACAGATATCCTACACAAAATTACCTGCAGGAGATTATAAATTAGTGGTAGATGTCATCAACTCTGATGGTGTGGTATCCGATAATGTATATGAATTAAATTTAGACATTAAAGATCCATGGTGGTTGTCTCCAATTGCTTTTTTAATGTATATGATCATAACATTGGGGATTTTCTTCTTGATTATGCAAGTACAGAAAGCAAAACATCAACAGAACTTCTCGGATGAGAAAATTAAGTTCTTTGTGAATGTTGCACATGATATCCGAACTCCCGTTTCTTTAATTCAATTGTCTGCAGACCAACTGGCTAAAGGAGAGAATGGTGAAAATGCAATCAGTTTAATTCGAAGAAATACAAAGCATTTAAATGAATACGTAACTCAATTATTGGATTTCCAAAAAGCGGAAAGAAACCAGCTGGAGTTGAAAGTGCAGGAGATTGATTTGAAATCGCTTATGGAAGAAGTGCTTCTTGATTTTAAACCAATGATTGAGAATAAGGAATTAACGTTCAACTTTTCTATGGCATCCATCAATGTTTGGTTTGATAAAGAAAAGATGGTTCGAGTATTCAATAACTTAATTTCCAATGCCATTAAATACTCTCACCAAGGAGGCACAGTGAAGATCAATATTGAAGAAGAGAAAGGGAAAGTATTGATCAACTTTATCGATAATGGTATCGGTATTCCTGAGAATCAACAGAAAAAGATATTTACCCGTTTTGTTAGAGCAAACAACGCTGCAGAATCTAACATTGCCGGTAGCGGTATTGGTCTTTTATTAGCCAAGAAAATTGTTGAACTGCATAGAGGAACGCTCGAATTTGAGAGTAAGGTAGATTTAGGTACAAAGTTTACTATTTCATTAAGCCTTGGAAAAGGGCACTTTATGGAAGAAGAAATCCTTAAAGTGATTGTAGAAGAAGAAGAACACTTACCTACTTTAAATATCAATGAAGAGAAAACAATCTTGGTAGTAGAAGATAATGACGATATCAGAAAAACACTGGTAGAAGAATTGTCGAAAGACTATAAGATTTTAGAAGCTCCAAATGGTAAGGAAGCCTTGGTAATTGCGTTAGAGAAAAGGCCTGATTTGGTCATCACTGATGTAATGATGCCATTAATGAGTGGTAAAGAACTTTGC of Flammeovirga agarivorans contains these proteins:
- a CDS encoding LamG-like jellyroll fold domain-containing protein — encoded protein: MKRNTLTLIFTALLLSINTFAQETTPKWRFINIPDYHNAEGFTRIWNKSKDPAFKNAREERIASQMTSFREMKNAHGGELVILPGDTNGGHWYKAKYLNAFKSYPAYADYTEKDVIIESSRLCYQGLKDIVYGVGYQEFLVAVGDHELGDNPWRKNSKVVKNLPHFREGFAKVFTLDEKGNSRFTKKIGKADARPIGTKYEHTSNAIQYKNILFVTIDMFRFDGADINLGDEGTVEGDITGEHLKWFEAVLSEAQKEKSIKHIIVQSHLPIIYPVRKYASSGMLVSRHAEEKVLNLLRKYHVDLYLAGEVHMNTVTKDDKSDLIQFVGRGNDLSNLTAVDVEDNKLSLVAYHKNGDQLGTLTIDKSNTNTTVASSGLLAPISPQKIQIHWSFDKKIPANKFKFSVTGNYPNQAKDKVHFKGITSPVAYLNDGDFEYDYSLLGASSKIEKGIIDNAIRIDENSKLFVLPIGPIAKGYERTISLWLKTNADGRRIIFNSNSYWGKGQFYNISINEGQLELALKSDIYTVTTNQKINDGKWHHVAVVVPQYGATLNDNLLYVDGKLISERNTKGGNSKVNTSQANWMSIATQMKKHKSNLRETMNMQNFKGLLDDVSMWTRALNHEEIQQIYQSGLEGVSALELDKKLAQ
- a CDS encoding sulfatase family protein — translated: MNYKINNVYVGLFLLILSIGCKPTLNKKVKKQPNVLVIMCDQLNYKALSCYGGPVPTPNIDRIANEGVKFNRAYSATPFCSPSRASIVTGLYPHQHGVVHNLGSKQKDGIDITDETTGKLLNSEGYATHQYGKWHVESDSLNYLPYYKDQYDYAYQYKQEMADRQITVRKDDGQDWMNFYNQFWPVEVSPSMADKRSHLENVWEDVKHKDFVIKMGRLRLKQEDWIDDILANKTVASIENASSVDTPFFITTSFIWPHDPNFVPDPYYGLFNPDSLQMPLTQVPETKFDKSWSRRMVKGYGDEGLREFLRIYYGAVKYLDDRVGRILGELEEQGILDETLIIFTADHGDMMGEHGMVWKVNESFYDDIAAIPFMIRYPKLLKPGVTDIPVSLVDIKPTILSITETDYKEEVAGVNIIPFLTGEKDKSLAPKYSFCERIKAHPKGGREVLADAKGSFMVRDEQYKLVIYPDGDSFFYDLKNDPGESKNIIDDRKYINQILDLENALQNWLDETGWKGKKVNFMYRT
- a CDS encoding hybrid sensor histidine kinase/response regulator transcription factor, coding for MKTYLLYLKTTILILLFSVSIQAEDIVHLETEKGLVNGTVTSMVEDSLGYMWVGTKSGLYRYSGERYLSYQISEKETNQFITALIKKDGDIYAISRKGVISKYDYIHDSFELIAKAEKYTFTSAKFVNDNEILLGLRNGVTIYNMESKTFAKKVSPTKLLLCRDIIKYNGKIYVGGAKGLFELVKGIDNKYSIKEELVKDIDILTFNIDSKGRFWITTNSSELFLYDYGKLTPLKLNGFKNGKSTIREIFFDNNDNALLGVDGDGLFVVDQHFNVIAHYNHNPDDPSSLRQNDLETIYVDKNNVYWLGHKEMGVDILFTEDNPFTNYQHILNLKNSLSDNFIRSILRDDNGNIWFGTESGIDVLSPNGQWQKLNTLINTPVLTLNKYKGEILVGTYGKGSFLVDPKTYKARKAFEAPERENIFVFTTQIIGDDVWVGGNNAPLSLFTNDKYQRNYKIGYVKSIVARSENLYIVASLDGAHLLNKTTGEIKKLEGKSSATKTANAFALLIDNEREKVWIGGGEGLQSYNFKTDKLITHFTNGDVGIIYGLNFDQNGNLWLSSSQGLYKYNMTDNHLRKFGKKDGVEISNFGFGASLKLQDGSLMFGGAEGAIKFNPSNIKKNYQKKNVIVDEFKINGQQVDYRFVDNLNFNHELTLNHDQNTVMFSIIVPDLYGKNQNIIKYQLEGYDDKPIILINGGQISYTKLPAGDYKLVVDVINSDGVVSDNVYELNLDIKDPWWLSPIAFLMYMIITLGIFFLIMQVQKAKHQQNFSDEKIKFFVNVAHDIRTPVSLIQLSADQLAKGENGENAISLIRRNTKHLNEYVTQLLDFQKAERNQLELKVQEIDLKSLMEEVLLDFKPMIENKELTFNFSMASINVWFDKEKMVRVFNNLISNAIKYSHQGGTVKINIEEEKGKVLINFIDNGIGIPENQQKKIFTRFVRANNAAESNIAGSGIGLLLAKKIVELHRGTLEFESKVDLGTKFTISLSLGKGHFMEEEILKVIVEEEEHLPTLNINEEKTILVVEDNDDIRKTLVEELSKDYKILEAPNGKEALVIALEKRPDLVITDVMMPLMSGKELCHILKNNYKTSHIPVVMLTALSRVEDKIEGLELGADAYVEKPFRMEMLRITINNLLKSRHLIKKLMTDQEEEETEPVSAEQDFLSKVVEEIKSNVTNKEFNIVTLCENLGYSRSNLFRKLKKHSGMSPSDLIIKIRINHAIELFKTRKDLRVADVAYESGFNDPKYFSTTFKKHIGKTPKEYIESIREEIIF